One window of the Lactococcus lactis genome contains the following:
- a CDS encoding glycoside hydrolase family 65 protein, giving the protein MKQIKRIMGIDPWKITSNQIEKEDRRLQESLTSIGNGYMGMRGNFSETYSGDSHQGTYIAGVWFPDKTRVGWWKNGYPEYFGKAINALNFASVRVFIDDKEVDLAASHVTDFNLSLDMEKGVLTYTYVAYGVRVTAERFFSIAQQELAVFAFMFESLDGEIHQIRTASIIDANVRNEDSNYDEKFWTVKNLDNTATGSFIVTETIPNPFGVEQFTVAAKQSFAGDFTRVKQETRESSVLDVYEAKLIENAPLTFIKNVLVVTSRDIEPSNLTKVLSNLTLEISKKTYHEFYKEQEIAWKKRWEIADVQIDGSAEAQQGIRFNLFQLFSTYYGEDERLNIGPKGFTGEKYGGATYWDTEAYAVPLYLALSDEKVAKNLLKYRHNQLPQAQHNARQQGLKGALYPMVTFTGVECHNEWEITFEEIHRNGAMAYAIYNYSNYTGDETYLAHEGLEVLIEIARFWADRVHYSKRNDKYMIHGVTGPNEYENNINNNWYTNKLAAWVLTYTAESLAKYPRPDLIEGAEIAHWAEIVDKMYYPEDEELGIFVQHDGYLDKDLTPVAQLDPKNLPLNQNWSWDRVLRSPYIKQADVLQGIYFFGNQFSLAEKQRNFDFYEPLTVHESSLSPSIHAILAAELGMEDKAVEMYERTARLDLDNYNNDTEDGLHITSMTGSWLAIVHGFAQMKTWDGQLSFAPFLPQAWTGYAFHINYRGRLLKISVGQEVKLELLRGQVLNLEIYGEKIELKDFYVTKTK; this is encoded by the coding sequence ATGAAACAAATCAAAAGAATTATGGGCATTGACCCTTGGAAAATCACATCAAATCAGATTGAAAAAGAAGACCGTCGTTTGCAAGAATCACTTACTTCCATTGGCAATGGCTACATGGGAATGCGCGGAAATTTTAGTGAAACTTATAGTGGCGACAGTCACCAAGGAACTTACATTGCAGGGGTTTGGTTTCCAGATAAAACACGTGTAGGTTGGTGGAAAAATGGTTATCCTGAATATTTTGGTAAAGCAATCAATGCCCTCAATTTTGCTTCTGTCAGAGTTTTTATTGATGACAAAGAAGTTGATTTAGCCGCAAGTCACGTGACTGATTTTAATCTGTCGCTTGATATGGAAAAAGGGGTACTCACCTATACTTATGTAGCTTATGGAGTACGTGTGACCGCCGAAAGATTTTTCTCAATTGCTCAACAAGAACTTGCGGTTTTTGCTTTCATGTTTGAAAGCTTAGATGGTGAAATTCATCAAATCCGTACAGCCTCAATCATTGATGCAAATGTTCGTAATGAAGATTCCAACTACGATGAAAAATTTTGGACAGTAAAAAACCTTGATAATACAGCTACAGGTTCATTTATTGTCACCGAAACAATTCCTAATCCATTTGGAGTTGAACAATTTACGGTAGCAGCTAAACAAAGCTTTGCAGGCGATTTTACTCGAGTTAAGCAAGAAACAAGAGAAAGTTCTGTTTTAGATGTTTACGAAGCAAAATTAATAGAAAATGCACCACTCACCTTTATCAAAAATGTTTTAGTTGTCACAAGTCGTGATATTGAACCCTCGAATTTAACAAAGGTGCTATCAAATTTGACCCTTGAAATTTCTAAGAAAACATATCATGAATTTTATAAAGAACAAGAAATCGCTTGGAAAAAACGTTGGGAAATTGCTGATGTACAAATTGACGGTTCAGCAGAAGCTCAACAAGGGATTCGCTTTAATCTTTTCCAACTTTTCTCTACCTATTACGGCGAAGATGAACGTTTAAATATTGGCCCTAAAGGATTTACTGGAGAAAAATATGGCGGAGCAACTTATTGGGATACAGAAGCCTATGCCGTTCCATTATACTTGGCACTTTCTGATGAAAAAGTTGCTAAAAATCTTTTAAAATATCGTCATAATCAATTGCCACAAGCACAACATAATGCCCGTCAACAAGGACTTAAAGGTGCTTTGTATCCAATGGTTACTTTTACAGGTGTTGAATGTCATAATGAGTGGGAAATTACATTTGAAGAAATTCACCGTAATGGAGCAATGGCTTATGCGATTTATAACTACAGCAACTACACGGGAGATGAAACTTATCTTGCTCATGAAGGCTTAGAAGTTTTGATTGAAATTGCTCGTTTTTGGGCAGATCGTGTGCATTATAGTAAACGAAATGATAAATACATGATTCATGGAGTCACAGGCCCAAATGAGTATGAAAATAATATCAATAACAACTGGTACACTAATAAATTGGCAGCTTGGGTTTTGACTTATACTGCTGAAAGTTTAGCGAAATATCCACGCCCAGATTTAATTGAAGGAGCTGAAATTGCTCACTGGGCAGAAATTGTGGATAAAATGTATTATCCAGAAGATGAAGAATTGGGTATCTTTGTTCAACATGATGGCTATTTAGATAAAGATTTGACTCCAGTGGCTCAACTTGACCCTAAAAATCTTCCATTGAACCAAAATTGGTCTTGGGATCGAGTGTTACGTAGTCCATATATTAAGCAAGCAGATGTGCTTCAAGGAATTTATTTCTTCGGCAATCAATTTTCATTAGCCGAAAAACAACGAAATTTTGATTTTTATGAACCATTAACTGTTCATGAAAGCTCACTTTCTCCATCCATTCATGCGATTTTAGCAGCAGAGCTTGGCATGGAAGACAAGGCTGTTGAAATGTATGAAAGAACAGCTCGTCTTGACTTAGATAATTATAATAACGACACAGAAGATGGACTTCACATCACATCAATGACTGGCTCATGGTTGGCGATTGTTCATGGTTTTGCCCAAATGAAAACCTGGGATGGTCAATTGAGTTTCGCCCCATTTTTACCACAAGCATGGACGGGTTATGCCTTTCACATTAACTATCGCGGACGTTTATTAAAAATTTCTGTTGGTCAAGAAGTGAAACTTGAATTATTACGTGGCCAAGTCTTAAATCTTGAAATCTATGGTGAAAAAATTGAGTTAAAAGATTTTTATGTTACGAAAACAAAGTAA